The [Pseudomonas] carboxydohydrogena genome includes a window with the following:
- a CDS encoding sulfurtransferase TusA family protein: MNEPLLADVEWDAGDLGCGPLLLELRNRLRTMPGQVFKLISVDPGSPEDLPVWCRLSRNELLHHDPETKSYWIRSRLDWE; encoded by the coding sequence ATGAACGAGCCTCTTCTGGCGGACGTCGAATGGGACGCGGGCGATCTCGGATGCGGCCCGCTGCTGCTCGAGTTGCGCAATCGTCTGCGCACCATGCCGGGGCAGGTGTTCAAGCTGATCTCCGTCGATCCGGGCTCGCCGGAAGACTTGCCGGTCTGGTGCCGGCTCAGCCGCAACGAACTGCTGCATCACGATCCCGAAACCAAAAGCTACTGGATTCGCTCGCGTCTCGACTGGGAGTGA